Proteins encoded by one window of Brienomyrus brachyistius isolate T26 chromosome 1, BBRACH_0.4, whole genome shotgun sequence:
- the LOC125740453 gene encoding leukotriene A-4 hydrolase-like: MAAVADPASFSSFLKCITKHLNLKYSVDFDSQVLKGKVALTIEALEDKFSTLILDTKDLKICKVTANGQEAKFTVGASHSFKGAPLEITLPFDLSRGQHAIVEVTFETSPKASALQWLNPEQTAGKKHPYLFSQCQAIHCRSMVPCQDTPSVKHTYYAQVSVPRDLVALMSAVPDGKEVDPQDSSRTIYRFRQTVPMPSYLIAIVVGALESRQIGPRSSVWSEKEMVELAAFEFTETESMLKTAENLAGPYVWGQYNILVLPPSFPYGGMENPCLTFATPTLLAGDKSLSNVIAHEISHSWTGNLVTNRTWEHFWLNEGHTVYLERMIARHLHNEQFRQFMAMGGWKDLKEAVNTFGAKSPFTNLVINMEDVDPDDAFSSVPYEKGFALLYHLEELMGGPEVFMGFVKSYIQLFAYSSVTTEDWKNYLYVYFKDKVDVLNKVDWNSWFHTPGMPPFKPEYDSTLADACIALCQRWTKVKEKDLASFGPEDIQGFSSHQIIEFLSLLLQEEPIPLSHVKRMQEVYNLNCKNNCEIRVRWLRVCLRAKWEDAVPLGLKMATEQGRQKFTRPLYRELYGFEKFRTEVVETFLKNRPCMHQVTAALVAKDLKLEQAQTPSL, from the exons ATGGCTGCTGTCGCGGATCCAGCTTCATTCTCGTCTTTTTTGAAGTGCATTACCAAGCACTTGAACCTGAAATACAGTGTCGATTTTGACAGTCAGGTTCTAAAAGGGAAGGTTGCTCTCACCATTGAAGCTCTGGAAGATAAATTTTCCACCCTG ATTCTTGATACAAAGGACCTGAAGATTTGTAAGGTGACAGCCAATGGACAGGAAGCTAAGTTTACTGTTGGTGCATCACACAGCTTTAAGGGAGCTCCTCTGGAAATCACACTGCCCTTTGACCTCTCCCG GGGTCAACATGCGATCGTGGAGGTGACCTTTGAAACATCCCCAAAAGCCTCAGCCCTTCAGTGGCTCAATCCTGAACAGACTGCTGGGAAGAAGCATCCCTACCTCTTCAGCCAGTGCCAG GCCATTCACTGCAGGAGCATGGTGCCCTGCCAAGACACCCCATCGGTGAAGCACACCTACTATGCCCAG gtGTCTGTTCCCAGGGACCTGGTGGCTCTTATGAGTGCGGTGCCTGATGGGAAGGAAGTGGATCCCCAAGACAGCAGCCGGACTATCTACCGCTTCAGGCAGACG GTCCCCATGCCATCGTATCTGATCGCCATTGTGGTGGGCGCACTAGAGAGCAG ACAGATCGGACCAAGGTCTTCAGTGTGGTCTGAAAAGGAAATGGTGGAGCTCGCCGCATTTGAGTTCACAGAG ACAGAGTCCATGCTCAAGACTGCTGAGAATCTGGCTGGCCCGTATGTTTGGGGACAGTACAACATCCTGGTTCTCCCCCCCTCCTTCCCTTATGGAGGCATGGAGAACCCCTGTCTCACCTTTGCCACACCCACTCTGCTG GCAGGTGACAAGTCCCTGTCTAAT GTAATAGCTCATGAAATCTCTCACAGCTGGACTGGAAACTTGGTTACCAACAGGACTTGGGAGCACTTCTG GCTGAATGAGGGGCACACCGTATACCTGGAGAGAATGATTGCCAGGCATCTTCACAACGAGCAGTTCCGCCAGTTCATGGCCATGGGAGGCTGGAAGGACTTGAAGGAGGCG GTAAACACTTTTGGTGCTAAAAGCCCTTTCACAAACTTGGTCATCAACATGGAAGATGTTGATCCTGATGATGCCTTTTCCTCAGTTCCATATGAAAAGGGTTTTGCTCTGCTCTACCACTTGGAAGAATTGATGGGCGGACCAG AGGTTTTCATGGGGTTTGTTAAATCCTACATCCAGCTGTTTGCTTACAGCAGTGTTACCACTGAAGACTGGAAGAACTACCTGTATGTCTACTTTAAGGATAAG GTGGATGTTTTGAATAAAGTGGACTGGAACAGCTGGTTTCACACTCCAGGAATGCCCCCATTTAAACCAGA GTATGACAGCACTCTGGCAGATGCCTGCATTGCTCTTTGCCAGCGATGGACCAAG GTGAAAGAGAAAGATCTGGCCAGCTTCGGCCCAGAGGATATACAGGGATTTTCCTCTCACCAGATAATTGAATTCCTGTCCTTACTGCTGCAGGAG GAGCCTATTCCATTGTCCCATGTGAAAAGGATGcaggaggtttacaacctgaatTGCAAAAACAACTGCGAAATACGAGTCCG ATGGCTTCGTGTTTGTTTAAGAGCCAAGTGGGAGGATGCAGTTCCTCTTGGTCTGAAGATGGCTACAGAGCAGGGACGCCAGAAGTTCACCCGGCCTCTCTATAG GGAGTTATATGGCTTTGAGAAATTCCGGACAGAGGTGGTGGAGACGTTCCTCAAAAACCGGCCTTGCATGCACCAGGTCACAGCTGCCCTGGTAGCCAAGGACCTAAAGCTGGAACAAGCCCAGACCCCCAGCCTGTAG